The Nocardia arthritidis genome has a window encoding:
- a CDS encoding FAD-binding oxidoreductase, with product MVWDAWGIPAGHKPLSAQIRSLLAQVFGISGDPVARRDEGDVPLRESALTPAQRDGLVAVVGARHVSSDHRDRLRHAGGKSTPDLLRRRAEGPQDAPDAVVFPADHEQVLAVLAHCAEHAIAVVPFGGGTSVVGGVDPVRGRFGAVIALDLRRLDGIARVDPISATAALGAGLTGPQAEELLAAHGLSLGHFPQSFEFASIGGFAATRSSGQASAGYGRFDDMVQHLRIATPTGTLELGRAPASAAGPDLRELFVGSEGTLGVITEVTVRVHPMPETVAYQAWSFPDFETGAAALRSVVQAGAAPTVMRLSDEAETGINLARSGDIGGRAVAGCLAITTFEGTKAHVAARTAEASALLAAAGGEALGDKPAQEWEHGRFAAPYMRDALLDVGVLCETLETATSWANLANLKAKVTAALTDSLSAQGTPPLVMCHISHTYPTGASLYFTIVAKQLDDPIAQWHLAKRAAGDAIVAAGGTITHHHAVGADHRPWMTDEIGELGVRVLRAVKAELDPTGILNPGKLVP from the coding sequence ATGGTGTGGGACGCCTGGGGTATTCCGGCCGGTCACAAGCCGCTGTCGGCGCAGATCCGGAGCCTGCTCGCGCAGGTGTTCGGAATATCCGGCGATCCGGTGGCGCGCCGCGATGAGGGCGACGTGCCGTTGCGCGAGTCGGCGCTGACGCCGGCCCAGCGCGATGGGCTGGTCGCGGTGGTCGGCGCGCGGCATGTGTCGTCCGACCATCGGGACCGATTGCGCCATGCGGGCGGTAAAAGCACTCCCGATCTGCTGCGTCGTCGCGCCGAAGGTCCGCAGGACGCACCCGATGCCGTCGTATTCCCCGCCGATCACGAGCAGGTGCTCGCAGTGCTGGCCCACTGCGCCGAGCACGCCATCGCGGTGGTCCCGTTCGGCGGCGGCACCAGCGTGGTCGGCGGTGTGGATCCGGTGCGCGGCCGCTTCGGCGCCGTCATCGCGCTGGACCTGCGCCGCCTCGACGGCATCGCGCGGGTGGACCCGATCAGCGCGACGGCTGCCCTCGGCGCCGGCCTGACCGGTCCGCAGGCCGAGGAACTGCTTGCCGCGCATGGGCTTTCGCTCGGACACTTCCCGCAGAGCTTCGAATTCGCGAGCATCGGCGGTTTCGCGGCCACCCGTTCGTCCGGGCAGGCATCGGCAGGCTACGGCCGCTTCGACGATATGGTCCAGCACCTGCGGATCGCGACCCCGACCGGCACCCTCGAACTGGGCCGAGCGCCCGCCTCGGCCGCGGGGCCGGATCTGCGCGAGCTGTTCGTCGGTTCCGAGGGCACGCTCGGGGTGATCACCGAGGTGACCGTCCGGGTGCATCCGATGCCGGAAACCGTTGCCTACCAAGCATGGTCGTTTCCCGACTTCGAAACCGGCGCGGCCGCACTGCGTTCGGTGGTGCAGGCGGGTGCGGCGCCGACGGTCATGCGGTTGTCCGACGAGGCGGAGACCGGTATCAACCTGGCTCGCTCCGGCGATATCGGCGGCAGGGCGGTGGCGGGCTGCCTGGCCATCACCACCTTCGAGGGCACGAAGGCACATGTGGCGGCGCGTACCGCCGAGGCGTCCGCGCTACTCGCGGCCGCCGGTGGTGAAGCGCTGGGGGACAAGCCCGCTCAGGAATGGGAGCACGGCAGGTTCGCCGCGCCTTATATGCGGGATGCGCTACTCGACGTCGGCGTGCTCTGCGAGACCCTGGAAACCGCGACCTCTTGGGCCAATCTCGCCAACCTGAAGGCAAAAGTTACTGCGGCGCTGACCGATTCGTTGTCCGCCCAGGGCACGCCCCCGCTGGTGATGTGCCACATCTCGCACACCTACCCGACCGGCGCGTCGCTGTATTTCACCATCGTCGCCAAACAACTCGACGACCCTATCGCGCAGTGGCACTTGGCCAAACGCGCGGCGGGTGACGCGATCGTCGCCGCGGGCGGCACCATCACCCACCATCACGCCGTCGGCGCCGATCACCGGCCGTGGATGACCGACGAGATCGGTGAACTCGGTGTGCGCGTATTGCGCGCGGTGAAAGCGGAATTGGACCCGACCGGGATCCTCAACCCTGGAAAGCTGGTCCCGTGA
- a CDS encoding diacylglycerol kinase, with translation MNEAPRRNVTVVTNPLSGLGKGADAAGAALARFAERGVTVTEVRTGSPAESVRRVRDSIDDPLARPDAVVCIGGDGLVSILLAAVARTGVPLGLIPAGTGNDLARELGVPTEDPVATADLVLDGRIRTIDLGRVEARDAEPMWFATVTGTGLDARVTLRANEMRWPKGRLRYTVAALRELSTGLTVPYRIELTGVPTAPAADRDTVVETDAVMVAVGNTRAYGGGMLICPDAVMDDGLLDVTVVGALSRLEMLRLLPALSAGKRLDHPDVKQYRAAGITLTAPGVPATADGEPAGSLPVTIRAVPGALDVLVP, from the coding sequence GTGAACGAAGCTCCCCGCCGCAACGTCACCGTGGTGACCAATCCGCTGTCGGGGCTCGGCAAGGGTGCCGACGCGGCCGGTGCCGCGCTGGCCCGCTTCGCCGAACGCGGCGTGACGGTCACCGAGGTGCGTACCGGCTCACCCGCGGAATCGGTACGGCGCGTACGTGATTCGATCGACGACCCGCTCGCCCGGCCGGATGCGGTGGTCTGCATCGGTGGCGACGGTCTGGTGTCGATCCTGCTCGCTGCCGTCGCGCGGACCGGCGTCCCGCTCGGGCTGATCCCCGCGGGCACCGGCAACGATCTGGCGCGCGAACTCGGCGTTCCCACCGAAGATCCCGTCGCCACGGCCGATTTGGTGCTCGACGGGCGTATCCGCACCATCGATCTCGGCCGGGTCGAGGCGCGGGATGCGGAACCGATGTGGTTCGCCACCGTCACCGGCACCGGCCTCGACGCGCGAGTCACCCTGCGCGCCAACGAGATGCGCTGGCCGAAGGGGCGTCTCCGGTACACCGTCGCCGCGCTCAGGGAACTCTCGACCGGACTCACGGTGCCCTATCGCATCGAGCTGACCGGCGTCCCCACCGCACCGGCGGCGGACCGCGACACCGTCGTCGAAACCGATGCCGTGATGGTCGCGGTCGGCAATACCCGCGCTTACGGCGGCGGCATGCTGATCTGCCCCGACGCGGTGATGGACGACGGCCTGCTGGACGTCACCGTGGTCGGCGCGCTGTCCCGCCTCGAAATGCTGAGGCTGCTGCCCGCCCTGTCGGCGGGCAAGCGACTCGACCATCCGGACGTCAAGCAGTACCGTGCCGCCGGGATCACCCTTACCGCGCCCGGCGTACCCGCCACGGCCGACGGCGAACCGGCGGGCAGCCTGCCCGTCACCATCCGCGCCGTCCCCGGCGCGCTCGATGTGCTCGTGCCCTGA